From a region of the Nitrospirota bacterium genome:
- a CDS encoding DUF6485 family protein has protein sequence MQCNVSSNAKSCTCTYSSCERRGKCCLCITYHRKKGELPGCLFNAEYESTYDRSVANFLRMHG, from the coding sequence ATGCAATGCAACGTCTCGTCCAACGCCAAGAGCTGCACGTGCACCTATAGCTCCTGCGAGAGGCGCGGGAAGTGCTGCCTGTGCATCACCTATCACAGGAAGAAGGGGGAGCTTCCGGGCTGCCTGTTCAACGCCGAGTACGAGAGCACCTACGACCGGAGCGTGGCCAACTTCCTCCGCATGCACGGGTGA